The following coding sequences lie in one Opisthocomus hoazin isolate bOpiHoa1 chromosome 7, bOpiHoa1.hap1, whole genome shotgun sequence genomic window:
- the LOC104339408 gene encoding acyl-CoA (8-3)-desaturase, protein MADPEGGPGGLRRFTWEEIGQRSGRGPAPQERWLVIERKVYDISRFCRSHPGGSRVISHYAGQDATDPFMAFHLDKALVRKYMSPLLIGELAPDQPSFEPSKNKKLVEDFRELRATVEKMGLLNPNHTFFILYLCHILVLDVAAWLTIWYFGASTVPFLFSAVLLGTVQAQAGWLQHDFGHLSVFSKSRWNHWVHKFVIGHLKGAPASWWNHLHFQHHAKPNCFRKDPDVNMHPLFFALGKTLSVELGVQKKKFMPYNHQHKYFFIIGPPALVPLYFQWYIFYFVVQRKQWVDLAWMLTFYIRFFLTYLPLLGVKGILGLHLLVRFIESNWFVWVTQMNHIPMHIDYDKNVDWFSTQLQATCNVHQSFFNDWFSGHLNFQIEHHLFPTMPRHNYWKVAPLVKSLCAKHGIEYQCKPLLTAFADIVHSLKDSGELWLDAYLHK, encoded by the exons ATGGCGGACCCCGAAGGCGGCCCGGGGGGGCTCCGGCGCTTCACCTGGGAGGAGATCGGTCAGCGGAgcggccggggcccggcgcctCAGGAGCGCTGGCTGGTGATCGAGAGGAAGGTGTACGACATCAGCCGGTTCTGCCGGAGCCACCCGGGAGGCTCTCGGGTCATCAGCCACTACGCCGGGCAGGACGCCACG GATCCTTTCATGGCATTTCATCTGGACAAGGCACTAGTAAGAAAGTACATGAGCCCACTCTTGATTGGGGAGCTGGCACCAGATCAACCCAGCTTTGAGCCCAGCAAGAAT AAGAAGCTGGTAGAAGATTTCCGTGAGCTCCGTGCAACCGTTGAGAAGATGGGGCTTCTCAACCCCAACCACACCTTTTTCATCCTCTATCTCTGTCACATCTTGGTGTTGGATGTTGCAGCCTGGCTCACCATCTGGTATTTTGGAGCATCCACAGTGCCTTTCCTCTTCTCTGCGGTGCTTCTGGGCACTGTCCAG GCCCAGGCTGGCTGGCTCCAACACGATTTTGGACACCTTTCAGTCTTTAGCAAGTCCAGGTGGAACCACTGGGTGCACAAGTTCGTCATCGGCCATCTGAAG ggaGCACCAGCCAGCTGGTGGAATCACCTCCACTTCCAACACCACGCTAAACCCAACTGCTTCCGAAAGGACCCCGACGTTAACATGCACCCCTTATTTTTTGCTTTGGGAAAAACACTTTCTGTAGAG CTTGGTgtacaaaagaagaaattcaTGCCTTATAACCACCAGCACAAGTACTTCTTCATCA TTGGTCCTCCAGCTCTGGTGCCTCTTTACTTCCAGTGGTACATATTCTACTTTGTGGTGCAGCGGAAACAGTGGGTG GACCTGGCATGGATGCTGACCTTCTACATCCGATTCTTTCTCACCTACTTGCCCTTACTGGGGGTGAAGGGCATCCTGGGGCTTCATCTGTTAGTCAG GTTTATAGAGAGCAACTGGTTTGTCTGGGTTACACAGATGAATCACATCCCGATGCACATCGATTATGATAAGAATGTGGACTGGTTCTCTACCCAG ctccAGGCAACATGTAATGTTCATCAGTCCTTCTTCAATGACTGGTTTAGTGGACATCTGAACTTCCAAATTGAGCACCA CCTTTTTCCTACAATGCCGCGACACAACTACTGGAAGGTGGCTCCTTTGGTGAAGTCCCTTTGTGCCAAACATGGCATTGAGTACCAGTGCAAGCCGTTGCTCACCGCCTTTGCGGACATAGTGCA CTCTTTGAAAGATTCAGGGGAGCTCTGGCTTGATGCCTATCTACATAAATAA